In Sulfitobacter sp. M39, the following proteins share a genomic window:
- a CDS encoding DNA-packaging protein: MTSGASWIGSADVAVQDRFLNDLEEGELLALPFLFEFWAMPHQLPPDGDWRSWVIMGGRGAGKTRAGAEWVRAQVEGSRPLDTGRCRRVALVGETIEQVREVMIFGDSGILACSPADRRPDWEATRKRLVWPNGAVATVHTAHDPEGLRGPQFDAAWVDELAKWKKAEETWDQLQFALRLGDDPRVCVTTTPRNVGVLKNLLASPSTVTTHAPTEANAANLAGSFLEEVRARYRGTRLGRQELDGVLLADAEGALWTSERIETGRMRDVPLLDRIVVGLDPATTAGAGADECGIVVVGAQTQGPPQDWRAVVLADCTVQGATPSGWARAAISAMEQFGADRLVAEVNQGGQMVAEVLRQVDPLVPVKSVHASRGKVARAEPVAALYEQGRVGHVAGLDALEDQMCRMTARGYEGGGSPDRVDALVWALHELMIEPAAQWRLPGVRGL; encoded by the coding sequence CTGACATCGGGTGCAAGCTGGATCGGCTCCGCCGATGTTGCGGTGCAAGACCGGTTCCTGAATGATCTGGAGGAGGGAGAGCTTTTGGCTCTCCCTTTTTTGTTCGAGTTCTGGGCCATGCCGCATCAGTTGCCCCCCGACGGCGACTGGCGGTCCTGGGTGATCATGGGCGGGCGCGGTGCGGGCAAGACGCGTGCGGGGGCGGAATGGGTGCGCGCGCAGGTCGAAGGGTCGCGGCCCTTGGATACGGGGCGCTGTCGCCGTGTGGCGCTGGTGGGCGAGACGATCGAGCAGGTACGCGAGGTGATGATCTTTGGCGACAGCGGGATATTGGCGTGTTCGCCTGCGGATCGGCGACCGGATTGGGAGGCGACGCGCAAGCGGTTGGTCTGGCCAAACGGGGCCGTGGCGACGGTGCATACTGCGCATGACCCCGAGGGGCTGCGCGGGCCGCAGTTTGACGCGGCCTGGGTGGATGAGCTGGCCAAGTGGAAGAAGGCCGAAGAGACGTGGGACCAGTTGCAGTTTGCTTTGCGGTTGGGGGATGATCCGCGGGTCTGTGTGACCACGACTCCGCGCAATGTCGGCGTGCTGAAAAACCTGCTGGCGTCGCCGTCGACCGTGACCACCCATGCCCCGACAGAGGCGAATGCCGCGAACCTTGCGGGGTCATTTTTGGAAGAAGTGCGCGCACGCTATCGCGGGACGCGGCTGGGGCGGCAGGAGCTGGACGGTGTGCTGTTGGCTGACGCGGAAGGAGCGCTGTGGACATCCGAGCGGATCGAGACCGGGCGGATGCGGGATGTGCCCTTGCTGGACCGGATCGTCGTGGGGTTGGACCCTGCTACCACTGCAGGCGCGGGGGCGGATGAATGCGGGATCGTGGTGGTGGGCGCGCAGACCCAAGGCCCGCCGCAGGATTGGCGCGCCGTCGTGCTGGCAGATTGTACGGTGCAGGGGGCGACCCCGTCGGGCTGGGCACGCGCGGCGATCAGCGCGATGGAGCAGTTCGGGGCAGATCGCCTTGTCGCCGAGGTCAATCAGGGCGGGCAGATGGTGGCGGAGGTCTTGCGTCAGGTTGACCCATTGGTGCCGGTCAAATCGGTCCATGCCAGCCGTGGCAAGGTCGCGCGGGCGGAGCCTGTGGCGGCGCTTTATGAGCAGGGGCGCGTGGGGCATGTGGCGGGGCTGGACGCGCTGGAGGACCAGATGTGCCGGATGACAGCGCGGGGCTATGAGGGCGGCGGATCGCCGGACCGCGTCGATGCGCTGGTCTGGGCGCTGCATGAGCTGATGATCGAGCCTGCGGCGCAGTGGCGGCTGCCCGGGGTGCGTGGATTGTGA
- a CDS encoding phage portal protein, which translates to MVFDFLKRGAVEVVAEKKASATGPVVAVQTSGRVAWSPRDVVSLTRSGFCGNPVGFRSVKLIAEAAAALPLVLQDAAQRFESHPLLDLVARPNGAQGRAELLEALYAQLLLTGNGYIEAVGAGPVELHVLRSDRMSVVPGADGWPVAYEYAVGGRKHRFDVAGDTTAICHIKNFHPQDDHYGFSPLQAAAMALDVHGAASRWSKALLDNAARPSGAIVYRGAEGQGKLSDDQYDRLVSEMESHHQGARNAGRPMLLEGGLDWKPMGFSPSDMEFHRTKEAAAREVALAFGVPPMLLGIAGDATYANYQEAHRAFYRLTVLPLATRVAAALGAWLAGFTHEAVTLKPDLDQVPALAQERDAQWARVAGADFLTQAEKRSLLGLPAVAADG; encoded by the coding sequence ATGGTTTTTGATTTTCTCAAACGGGGGGCGGTTGAGGTAGTTGCGGAGAAGAAAGCCTCTGCCACAGGGCCTGTCGTTGCGGTTCAGACCAGCGGGCGCGTGGCCTGGAGCCCGCGCGATGTGGTCAGCCTGACGCGCAGCGGATTCTGCGGCAACCCTGTGGGGTTTCGGTCGGTGAAGCTGATTGCGGAAGCCGCGGCGGCCCTGCCGCTGGTGTTGCAGGATGCCGCGCAACGGTTCGAGAGCCATCCGCTGCTGGATCTGGTGGCACGGCCCAATGGGGCGCAGGGGCGTGCGGAGTTGCTGGAGGCGCTTTATGCGCAACTGCTGTTGACGGGCAACGGCTATATCGAGGCGGTTGGCGCGGGGCCGGTGGAGCTGCACGTCTTGCGGTCGGATCGCATGTCGGTGGTGCCGGGGGCGGACGGCTGGCCGGTGGCCTATGAATATGCCGTTGGCGGGCGCAAGCATCGGTTTGACGTGGCCGGGGATACGACCGCGATCTGTCATATCAAGAATTTCCACCCGCAGGATGACCACTATGGTTTCAGCCCGTTGCAGGCGGCGGCGATGGCCTTGGATGTGCATGGCGCGGCCTCGCGCTGGAGCAAGGCGTTGCTGGACAATGCGGCGCGGCCATCCGGGGCGATTGTGTATCGCGGGGCCGAGGGGCAGGGCAAGCTGAGCGATGATCAGTATGACCGTTTGGTCAGTGAGATGGAGAGCCATCATCAAGGCGCGCGCAATGCGGGGCGGCCGATGCTGCTGGAAGGTGGGTTGGATTGGAAGCCGATGGGGTTTTCGCCTTCGGACATGGAGTTTCACCGCACCAAGGAGGCGGCGGCGCGGGAAGTGGCGCTGGCCTTTGGGGTGCCGCCGATGCTGCTGGGGATCGCGGGGGATGCGACTTATGCCAATTACCAGGAGGCGCATCGGGCGTTCTACCGGCTGACGGTCCTGCCCTTGGCCACGCGGGTTGCCGCGGCGCTTGGTGCGTGGCTGGCGGGGTTCACGCATGAGGCGGTGACGTTGAAGCCCGATCTGGATCAGGTGCCCGCCCTGGCGCAGGAGCGTGACGCGCAATGGGCGCGGGTGGCGGGGGCGGATTTTCTGACGCAGGCGGAAAAGCGGTCTTTGTTGGGGCTGCCAGCGGTGGCGGCGGATGGCTGA
- a CDS encoding GTA head formation protein, RCAP_rcc01685 family, producing the protein MAEEMGYDRFECAPGLRLQAHERVSAIHHENLLQRLDRLEEMMERLERRLWLTVYGVVAVILAQAVQSFLVVAP; encoded by the coding sequence ATGGCTGAGGAGATGGGATATGACCGGTTTGAATGTGCGCCGGGCTTGCGGTTGCAGGCGCATGAGAGGGTGAGCGCGATCCACCACGAGAACCTTTTGCAGCGGCTCGACCGGCTGGAGGAGATGATGGAGCGGCTGGAGCGGCGGTTGTGGTTGACCGTCTATGGTGTGGTCGCGGTGATTTTGGCGCAGGCGGTACAGTCGTTTCTGGTGGTCGCGCCGTAG
- a CDS encoding HK97 family phage prohead protease, with product MEDGMRFGLGSENGRGLPHMGAGLEHKFARFDEGLVVEGGTEISGYASLFGRVDQGGDLVARGAYGASLAAAQAAGRRIKMLWQHDPAQPIGVWDELHEDARGLWVKGRLLDSVARGREAAALIEAGAIDGLSIGYRTQRAAKNDAGQRVLQTLDLWEVSLVTFPMLPTARIAAKGDFIAVGDVLRGMAGVFDDARRNLNRNGG from the coding sequence ATGGAAGATGGCATGCGCTTCGGCCTCGGGTCGGAGAACGGGAGAGGTTTGCCCCATATGGGCGCTGGGTTGGAGCATAAGTTCGCGCGTTTCGACGAGGGGCTTGTGGTGGAGGGCGGCACCGAGATCAGCGGCTATGCCAGCCTGTTCGGGCGGGTCGATCAGGGCGGTGATCTGGTGGCACGGGGGGCCTATGGTGCGTCGCTGGCGGCGGCGCAGGCCGCGGGGCGTCGGATCAAGATGCTGTGGCAGCATGATCCGGCACAGCCCATCGGCGTCTGGGACGAGCTGCACGAGGATGCGCGGGGGCTCTGGGTCAAGGGGCGGCTGCTGGACAGTGTGGCGCGGGGCCGCGAGGCGGCGGCCTTGATCGAGGCCGGAGCGATTGATGGCCTTAGCATCGGCTATCGCACGCAGCGGGCGGCCAAGAATGACGCGGGCCAGCGGGTGCTGCAGACCCTGGACCTGTGGGAGGTGTCGCTGGTGACCTTTCCCATGCTCCCTACGGCGCGGATCGCGGCCAAGGGGGATTTCATCGCCGTCGGAGACGTCTTGCGCGGCATGGCCGGTGTCTTTGACGACGCGCGGCGGAATTTGAACCGGAACGGAGGGTAA
- a CDS encoding phage major capsid protein — protein sequence MKRNEDDMGTEPQGAVEEMRRAVGGFVQDFKGFQDEMTTKLQQTEERMTMLDRKMTLPARTPLAGAVDSGAPHQKALHAYVRNGDDDGLRGLELESKALSAAVNSDGGYLVDPQTSDRVKSVLNATASIRAIASVVQVEATSYDVLVDHADVGAGWATETGAVSETDTPQIDRITIPLHELSALPKASQRLLDDSAFDIEAWLAGRIADKFSRAEAAAFIHGDGIDKPKGFLAHDTVDNVIWEWGNLGYVPTGVAGEITADAVVDLVYALGAQYRAQASFVMSSKTAGIVRKLKDLDGRFLWSDGMTQGQPARLMGYPVLVAEDMPDVAADSFSVAFGDFAAGYTVAERPDLRILRDPFSAKPHVLFYATKRVGGDVSDFAAIKLLKFGTA from the coding sequence ATGAAACGAAACGAGGATGACATGGGCACCGAGCCCCAAGGCGCGGTCGAGGAGATGCGCCGCGCTGTGGGTGGATTTGTGCAGGATTTCAAAGGGTTTCAGGACGAGATGACGACCAAGTTGCAACAAACAGAAGAGCGAATGACTATGTTGGATCGAAAGATGACTTTGCCTGCGCGCACACCATTGGCGGGGGCTGTGGACAGCGGTGCGCCGCATCAGAAGGCGCTGCATGCGTATGTCCGCAATGGCGACGACGACGGGTTGCGCGGGCTTGAGCTGGAGAGCAAGGCGCTGTCAGCGGCGGTGAATTCGGATGGTGGCTATCTGGTGGACCCGCAGACCTCGGATCGGGTGAAGTCGGTGTTGAATGCCACGGCCTCTATCCGGGCGATTGCGTCGGTGGTGCAGGTCGAGGCGACCTCTTACGACGTGCTGGTGGATCATGCGGATGTGGGTGCCGGTTGGGCGACAGAAACGGGGGCCGTGTCCGAGACCGATACGCCGCAGATCGACCGGATCACCATCCCGCTGCACGAGTTGAGCGCGTTGCCCAAAGCCTCGCAGCGGTTGCTGGATGACAGTGCCTTTGACATCGAAGCGTGGTTGGCGGGGCGGATCGCCGACAAATTCTCGCGGGCCGAGGCCGCGGCCTTTATCCACGGGGACGGGATCGACAAGCCCAAGGGGTTTCTTGCCCATGACACCGTCGACAATGTGATCTGGGAATGGGGCAATCTGGGCTATGTGCCCACCGGTGTTGCTGGCGAGATCACGGCGGATGCGGTGGTTGATCTGGTCTATGCGCTTGGGGCGCAGTACCGCGCGCAGGCGAGCTTTGTGATGAGCTCTAAGACCGCGGGCATTGTGCGCAAGCTCAAGGATCTGGACGGGCGGTTCCTGTGGTCTGACGGGATGACGCAGGGCCAGCCCGCGCGGCTGATGGGCTATCCGGTGCTGGTGGCCGAGGACATGCCCGATGTGGCGGCGGATTCATTCTCGGTCGCCTTCGGGGATTTTGCCGCCGGTTACACGGTAGCAGAGCGGCCCGACCTGCGGATCCTGCGCGATCCCTTCAGCGCCAAGCCGCATGTGTTGTTCTATGCCACCAAACGGGTGGGCGGCGACGTGAGCGACTTTGCCGCGATCAAGCTGCTGAAATTCGGCACCGCCTAA